A window of the Apteryx mantelli isolate bAptMan1 chromosome 23, bAptMan1.hap1, whole genome shotgun sequence genome harbors these coding sequences:
- the VSIG10L2 gene encoding V-set and immunoglobulin domain-containing protein 10-like 2, with amino-acid sequence MERGWALPLLLCWRGRWILWLLPALAGGDAPTVSVPGAYEERTVTGVRGRAVELGCGPPGAAVVFWSFAGPPGAPEPPRAVAVAAGGRAALAPGAGALGRPSVRNGTLRLGRLRPAAQGRFLCQALRPERGRLRAAYAAVRLRVLVPVSKPAVRPAAAAVAEGAAAALRCAVREGSAPLRFSWRRHHPAEGHRGDDDDGDDDGGDDGATAGRGAALRLAPAARSHAGWYACTARNEVSSRSSAPAFLDVAYGPDAPVITAGGGEAQRALAAAEGAALVLRCRAASRPRCRYAWLRDGGRLQRGATLRLPRLAAAHAGTYACLARNPRLRTRARAALRLTVRPRPPVASYVAAPVAAVAGMALAAAAALLAARHVAHNRDQHPRLHALLFRT; translated from the exons ATggagcggggctgggcgctgccgctgctgctgtgctggaggGGCCGCTGGATCCTCTGGCTGCTCCCGGCGCTGGCGGGGG GGGATGCGCCGACGGTGTCGGTGCCGGGGGCCTACGAGGAGCGGACGGTGACGGGCGTGCGGGGCCGGGCGGTGGAGCTGGGCTGcgggccgccgggcgccgccgtggTCTTCTGGAGCTTcgcggggccgccgggagcgccggagccgccgcgggccgtggcggtggcggcgggcggccgggcggcgctggctcccggcgccggcgccctgGGTCGCCCCAGCGTGCGCAACGGCACCTTGCGCCTGGGCCGCCTGCGCCCCGCCGCCCAGGGCCGCTTCCTCTGCCAGGCGCTgcggcccgagcgcggccgcctgCGCGCCGCCTACGCCGCCGTCCGCCTCCGCGTCCTCG TGCCCGTGTCGAAGCCGGCggtgcggccggcggcggcggcggtggccgagggggcggcggcggcgctgcgctgcgccgtgCGCGAGGGCTCGGCGCCGCTGCGCTTCTCCTGGCGCCGCCACCACCCCGCCGAGGGGCACCGCGGGGACGACGACGACGGGGACGACGACGGCGGGGACGATGGCGCGacggcgggccggggcgccgcgctgcgcctggcgcccgccgcccgcagccACGCCGGCTGGTACGCGTGCACGGCGCGCAACGAGGtcagcagccgcagcagcgcgCCCGCCTTCCTCGACGTGGCCT ACGGCCCCGACGCGCCGGTGATCACGGCGGGCGGGGGTGAGGCGCAGCGGGCGCTGGCGGCCGCCGAGGGGGCGGCGCTGGTGCTGCGGTGCCGGGCGGCGTCGCGCCCGCGCTGCCGCTACGCCTGGCTGCGCGACGGCGGCCGCCTGCAGCGCGGCGCCACGCTGCGCCtgccccgcctcgccgccgcccacGCCGGCACCTACGCCTGCCTGGCCCGCAACCCCCGCCTGCGcacccgcgcccgcgccgccctccgcctCACCGTGCGCC CCCGGCCCCCCGTCGCCTCCTACGTGGCCGcgccggtggcggcggtggcggggatggcgctggccgccgccgcggcgctgctggCCGCCCGCCACGTCGCCCACAACCGGGACCAGCACCCCC
- the DDX25 gene encoding ATP-dependent RNA helicase DDX25 — protein sequence MGFNRPSKIQETALPMMLAHPPQNLIAQSQSGTGKTAAFVLAMLSRVTAAERHPQCLCLAPTFELAMQIGRVVEKMGQFCPNIRVIYAVQGNRVAPGTVLQEQIVIGTPGTVLDWCFKRRVLDLKKISVFVLDEADVMIDKQGFSSQSIRIRRFLPEGCQLLLFSATFRQAVWQFAAQLVGNPVVIKLRRDELTLGAVRQFYFVCESRARKYGALCNVYGSITVGQAIIFCQTRKMAEWLSLEMTEDGHRVAMLTAELTVEQRADVIQRFRDGKEKVLITTNVCARGIDVKQVTIVVNFNLPADAKQQPDFETYLHRIGRTGRFGKKGIAFSMVESRDLHLVRMLEEHFQTEIKRLDPDDMDELEKLDA from the exons ATGGGCTTCAACAGGCCTTCCAAAATCCAGGAGACGGCGCTGCCCATGATGCTGGCGCACCC CCCCCAAAACCTGATCGCCCAGAGCCAGTCGGGCACGGGCAAAACGGCGGCTTTCGTCCTCGCCATGCTGAGCAGGGTGACCGCCGCCGAGAGACACCCGCAG TGCCTCTGCCTGGCTCCGACCTTCGAGCTGGCCATGCAGATCGGGCGCGTGGTCGAGAAGATGGGGCAGTTCTGCCCCAACATCCGAGTGATCTACGCGGTCCAAGGAAACCGGG TCGCTCCGGGCACCGTGCTGCAGGAGCAGATCGTCATCGGGACCCCCGGGACGGTGCTGGACTGGTGCTTCAAGCGCCGGGTGCTCGACCTGAAGAAGATCAGCGTGTTCGTGCTGGATGAGGCCGACGTGATGATCGACAAACAGGGCTTCTCCAGCCAGAGCATCCGCATCCGGAG GTTCTTGCCCGAgggctgccagctgctgctcttctccGCCACCTTCCGGCAGGCGGTGTGGCAGTTCGCCGCGCAGCTCGTCGGCAACCCCGTCGTGATAAAGCTGCGGCGCGACGAGCTCACGCTGGGCGCCGTCAGGCAGTTCTACTTCGTGTGCGAGAGCCGCGCGCGCAAGTACGGCGCCCTGTGCAACGTCTACGGCAGCATCACCGTCGGCCAGGCCATCATCTTCTGCCAG ACGCGGAAGATGGCGGAGTGGCTGTCGCTGGAGATGACGGAGGACGGGCACCGGGTGGCCATGCTGACGGCCGAGCTGACGGTGGAGCAGCGGGCCGACGTGATCCAGCGCTTCCGCGACGGGAAGGAGAAGGTCCTCATCACCACCAACGTCTGCGCCAGAG GGATCGACGTGAAGCAGGTCACCATCGTGGTGAACTTCAACCTCCCCGCCGACGCCAAGCAGCAGCCCGACTTCGAGACCTACCTGCACCGCATCGGGCGGACGGGCCGCTTCGGCAAGAAGGGCATCGCCTTCAGCATGGTGGAGAGCCGCGACCTGCACCTCGTGCGCATGCTCGAGGAGCACTTCC AGACCGAGATCAAGAGGTTGGATCCCGACGACATGGACGAGCTGGAGAAGCTCGACGCCTGA
- the HYLS1 gene encoding centriolar and ciliogenesis-associated protein HYLS1 isoform X1 → MLQDLCFRDVRLRSGWSNVAMTIPQSGHRSSADGAEEMLGADGSRWAALTDEERLAGAAALALSQLYAEQGDGDGRGGAWALPCYDPYSKASVASGARPALPMLLRHEQTEPGASRGARRLVMKRKVLRRRPDGGVEVSDESLASEPDTGAESDPDIWNLRHLSSRLEDSISEGEIESTGSFLNDSPLELSHHRHSPPFLDFQGRSSPSSQQDTSAAGQPKSFIPPRLEQLGRNRGKTDRVAKYLEYKRDWETFRIPGEDQRRELRWGIREQMLCKPDLPSKPQHAYVPNAYVAPTEKKRAALRWEVRCDLANGLLPRKSSSS, encoded by the coding sequence AGTGGCCACCGCAGCTCGGCGGACGGCGCGGAGGAAATGCTGGGAGCCGACGGATCGAGGTGGGCAGCCCTGACCGACGAGGAGCGgctggccggggcggccgccctgGCTCTCAGCCAGCTCTACGCCGAGCAGGGAGACGGCGACGGCCGCGGAGGAGCCTGGGCGCTTCCCTGCTACGATCCCTACAGCAAAGCTTCCGtagcatccggagcccggcccGCTCTTCCCATGCTATTACGGCATGAGCAGACGGAGCCCGGGGCGTCCAGAGGTGCCAGGAGGCTGGTGATGAAAAGGAAAGTGTTGAGGCGGAGACCCGACGGAGGAGTGGAGGTGTCCGACGAGTCGCTCGCCAGCGAGCCGGACACCGGTGCCGAGAGCGACCCCGACATCTGGAACCTGCGGCACCTCAGCTCCCGCCTGGAAGACAGCATCTCCGAGGGGGAAATCGAGTCAACCGGCAGCTTCCTCAACGACTCTCCCCTGGAGCTTTCTCACCACCGGCACAGTCCCCCCTTCCTCGACTTCCAGGGCCGGAGCTCTCCCTCTTCCCAGCAGGACACATCCGCCGCAGGCCAGCCAAAATCATTCATCCCCCCGAGGTTAGAACAACTGGGCCGCAACCGCGGCAAAACCGACCGCGTCGCCAAATATTTGGAATACAAGCGAGACTGGGAGACGTTCCGAATCCCCGGCGAGGATCAGCGCAGAGAGCTGCGCTGGGGCATCCGCGAGCAGATGCTCTGCAAGCCCGACCTCCCGAGCAAACCTCAGCACGCCTACGTCCCCAACGCCTACGTCGCGCCCACGGAGAAGAAGAGGGCCGCCTTGCGCTGGGAGGTGCGCTGCGACCTGGCAAACGGCCTCCTTCCCCGAAAAAGCTCCTCTTCCTAG
- the PUS3 gene encoding LOW QUALITY PROTEIN: tRNA pseudouridine(38/39) synthase (The sequence of the model RefSeq protein was modified relative to this genomic sequence to represent the inferred CDS: inserted 1 base in 1 codon), giving the protein MADESTVADXERLLQRVQDLEEEVRRLQEKLGEGKERPGVRDAPSAAGKTRKRQQRPFDFSAYGRRHVALKIAYLGWGYQGFASQENTSNTVEEKLFEAFRKTRLVDDRQTSNYHRCGRTDKGVSAFGQVISLDLRSNLSEGKKLNGHRGDPEGEGGNWEDELRYTHILNRVLPPDIRVLAWAPVEPDFSARFSCLKRTYRYFFPRAELDVALMHAAAQRYVGTHDFRNLCKMDVANGVINFQRTILSARVTWADGGTETGLRDPFRLCQFEVTGLAFLYHQVRCMMAILFLIGQRMENPEIIDELLDVEKNPRKPQYSMAVEFPLVLYDCEFENVRWLYDREVQEFNVTHLQQLWANHAVKTQVLRDMLGGLDAAPVPTEKGSLSTVLWGDMKPPVRNQVGGFVEGVKARTYKPLLERPKCEGLESRIHHFVRRGRIEMPQGRERETAADPEPKRSHGDATENGDGAEQAPKRVCVDTE; this is encoded by the exons ATGGCGGACGAGAGCACGGTCGCCG CCGAAAGGCTCCTGCAGAGGGTGCAGGACCTGGAAGAGGAGGTCAGGAGACTGCAGGAGAAACTCGGAGAGGGCAAGGAAAGGCCCGGCGTGAGAGACGCTCCTTCGGCGGCTGGGAAAACCAGGAAACGGCAGCAACGGCCGTTCGATTTTAGCGCCTAcggccgcaggcacgtggcgctgaAGATCGCCTACCTGGGCTGGGGGTACCAAGGTTTCGCCAGCCAGGAGAACACCAGCAACACGGTCGAAGAGAAGCTGTTCGAAGCGTTCAGGAAGACGCGGCTGGTGGACGACAGGCAGACGTCCAACTACCACCGCTGCGGGCGGACGGACAAAGGAGTCAGCGCCTTCGGACAG GTGATTTCCCTAGATCTCCGCTCAAACCTATCAGAGGGCAAGAAACTAAACGGCCACCGGGGCGACCCGGAAGGCGAAGGCGGTAATTGGGAGGACGAGCTCCGCTACACCCATATTCTGAACAGGGTGCTCCCGCCCGACATACGGGTGTTAGCCTGGGCCCCCGTAGAGCCCGACTTCAGCGCCAGGTTCAGCTGTCTCAAGAGGACCTATCGCTACTTCTTCCCTCGCGCCGAGCTGGACGTGGCCCTCATGCACGCCGCCGCCCAGAGATACGTGGGCACCCACGATTTCCGGAACTTGTGCAAAATGGACGTAGCCAACGGCGTGATCAACTTCCAAAGAACTATTCTCAGTGCGCGGGTGACCTGGGCGGACGGAGGAACGGAAACCGGCCTGCGGGACCCTTTCCGACTGTGCCAGTTTGAAGTGACGGGACTGGCGTTCCTCTATCACCAAGTGCGCTGTATGATGGCGATCCTCTTCCTAATCGGACAGAGGATGGAGAACCCGGAGATTATTGACGAGCTGCTGGACGTAGAGAAGAACCCCCGAAAACCGCAGTACAG CATGGCAGTAGAGTTTCCCCTGGTTCTGTACGACTGCGAGTTTGAAAACGTCCGGTGGCTCTACGACCGCGAAGTGCAGGAGTTCAACGTCACCcacctgcagcagctctgggccaacCACGCGGTCAAGACTCAAGTGCTACGCGACATGTTGGGAGGCCTAGATGCTGCTCCCGTGCCTACCGAGAAAG GAAGCCTCAGCACTGTCCTTTGGGGAGATATGAAACCTCCCGTCCGCAATCAGGTCGGCGGCTTTGTGGAAGGGGTCAAAGCCCGCACTTACAAACCCTTACTGGAGCGCCCCAAGTGCGAGGGCTTGGAGTCCCGCATCCATCACTTTGTGCGGAGGGGCCGTATCGAAATGCCgcagggcagggaaagggagacCGCGGCGGACCCGGAGCCCAAGAGAAGCCACGGCGATGCCACGGAGAACGGCGACGGCGCGGAGCAAGCGCCCAAGCGGGTCTGCGTGGACACCGAGTGA
- the HYLS1 gene encoding centriolar and ciliogenesis-associated protein HYLS1 isoform X2 has translation MLGADGSRWAALTDEERLAGAAALALSQLYAEQGDGDGRGGAWALPCYDPYSKASVASGARPALPMLLRHEQTEPGASRGARRLVMKRKVLRRRPDGGVEVSDESLASEPDTGAESDPDIWNLRHLSSRLEDSISEGEIESTGSFLNDSPLELSHHRHSPPFLDFQGRSSPSSQQDTSAAGQPKSFIPPRLEQLGRNRGKTDRVAKYLEYKRDWETFRIPGEDQRRELRWGIREQMLCKPDLPSKPQHAYVPNAYVAPTEKKRAALRWEVRCDLANGLLPRKSSSS, from the coding sequence ATGCTGGGAGCCGACGGATCGAGGTGGGCAGCCCTGACCGACGAGGAGCGgctggccggggcggccgccctgGCTCTCAGCCAGCTCTACGCCGAGCAGGGAGACGGCGACGGCCGCGGAGGAGCCTGGGCGCTTCCCTGCTACGATCCCTACAGCAAAGCTTCCGtagcatccggagcccggcccGCTCTTCCCATGCTATTACGGCATGAGCAGACGGAGCCCGGGGCGTCCAGAGGTGCCAGGAGGCTGGTGATGAAAAGGAAAGTGTTGAGGCGGAGACCCGACGGAGGAGTGGAGGTGTCCGACGAGTCGCTCGCCAGCGAGCCGGACACCGGTGCCGAGAGCGACCCCGACATCTGGAACCTGCGGCACCTCAGCTCCCGCCTGGAAGACAGCATCTCCGAGGGGGAAATCGAGTCAACCGGCAGCTTCCTCAACGACTCTCCCCTGGAGCTTTCTCACCACCGGCACAGTCCCCCCTTCCTCGACTTCCAGGGCCGGAGCTCTCCCTCTTCCCAGCAGGACACATCCGCCGCAGGCCAGCCAAAATCATTCATCCCCCCGAGGTTAGAACAACTGGGCCGCAACCGCGGCAAAACCGACCGCGTCGCCAAATATTTGGAATACAAGCGAGACTGGGAGACGTTCCGAATCCCCGGCGAGGATCAGCGCAGAGAGCTGCGCTGGGGCATCCGCGAGCAGATGCTCTGCAAGCCCGACCTCCCGAGCAAACCTCAGCACGCCTACGTCCCCAACGCCTACGTCGCGCCCACGGAGAAGAAGAGGGCCGCCTTGCGCTGGGAGGTGCGCTGCGACCTGGCAAACGGCCTCCTTCCCCGAAAAAGCTCCTCTTCCTAG